The region TAGCAGCGAGCTTTTTCCTGAGTTGGTATAACCAATCAAAGCAAAAGAGGGAATTTCATGACGTTTACGAGATTGTCTATGTTGCGCGCGGTTGCGACGAACGCCTTCAAGTTTTTCTTTAATGAAAGCGACTCGTTCGCGGATACGACGGCGGTCATTCTCGAGGGCCGTTTCACCGGGGCCGCGGGTTCCGATACCACCACCTTGGCGGGAAAGGGATTCAAGCCATGCACCTACCATGCGGGGCATTTGATCTAGCAACTGTGCAAGTTCCACTTGAAGTTTTCCCTCAAAGGTTTGCGCACGCTGGGCGAAAATATCCAAGATCAATTGATTGCGATCCACCACGCGAACTTTAACAATTTGTGCTAAGTTTCTTTGTTGGACGCCCGAAAGTTGATGGTCCATCACCACGATCGTGGCCTGGCTGTCGCGAACCATTTCCGCGACTTCCTCGACTTTTCCTGATCCAATTAATGTAGCGGGATTCCAAGAAGGCAGAACTTGGATAATGGAGCCGACGACTTCACCGCCTGCGGCGCCAACCAGCTCTTCAAGTTCTAGAAGATTTTCCTTAATTTCGGTGAGTGGTTCGGTCTTTAAACCGACCCCGATGACAATCGCTCGATCGTGAACTTTGACATGGGCTTGATTACTCAACTCTTAAAACCCTCCCTTGGTCTGTCTTAATTCTAGCACCGCTTTCGGAGTGATCAAAGTTAAATTTTCGTATTTTGTGGGACTGTAAACCATCCTCGGAATGGACGTGAGAAGGCCCCATATCGGTTAAAACGAACGTCGATTTCCGGTCTAAATAAGCGTGGATTTTTTTTTAAAATAAGCCCACGGTTTGTGCCGTGGGCTTATCGGTTTGAACAGTTATATGTACGTAGACCGTTATTTGGTCAGTTCCGATTTTTTAGCTTCGCGAGCTTTCAAAACAGACTTAATAAACTGCGCTTCAAGAGCCGTGAATACAACGGAGTTCACGATTCCATCCACGGTTGTCGTTCTTTGCAAAACGTTGCAAGAGCGACGTACGCCTGTCAGGAATGGACCGATCACTTCAACCTTTCCAACTTGTTGAATCAGTTTGTAAGCGATGTTCGAGGATTCGAGGTTCGGGAAAATCAGAATGTTGGCGCCGCCCTTAAGTTCCGAGAACGGGAACAA is a window of Bdellovibrio sp. SKB1291214 DNA encoding:
- the hflX gene encoding GTPase HflX, which gives rise to MSNQAHVKVHDRAIVIGVGLKTEPLTEIKENLLELEELVGAAGGEVVGSIIQVLPSWNPATLIGSGKVEEVAEMVRDSQATIVVMDHQLSGVQQRNLAQIVKVRVVDRNQLILDIFAQRAQTFEGKLQVELAQLLDQMPRMVGAWLESLSRQGGGIGTRGPGETALENDRRRIRERVAFIKEKLEGVRRNRAQHRQSRKRHEIPSFALIGYTNSGKSSLLNRLTGAQVMTKNQVFATLDPTTRKIFLNDGPPAVVTDTVGFIRKLPTQLIEAFKATLEESAEADVLLHVVDLSSPNMERQIEVVEELIKEFNWADKKIIHVFNKVDAAPVERQFRVKQYPRVFVSALTGQGMEQLKKLMAQMVSEMQTDVQLYFPRAEEYKIFDLGREAQISRKETATEGTVCYTQLTPSLINRWKDYIVK